A single region of the Sciurus carolinensis chromosome 16, mSciCar1.2, whole genome shotgun sequence genome encodes:
- the Spg7 gene encoding paraplegin isoform X2 — MKQKNKDNDKSKRKASEDDEEERRRKQREDQMYRERLRTLLVIAIVMSLLNSLSSSGGSVSWNDFVKEMLAKGEVQRVQVVPESDVVEVYLHPGAVVFGRPRLALMYRMQVANIDKFEEKLRAAEDELNIESKDRIPVSYKRTGFFGNALYALGMTAVGLAILWYVFRLAGMTGREGGFSAFNQLKMARFTIVDGKSGKGVSFQDVAGMHEAKLEVREFVDYLKSPERFLQLGAKVPKGALLLGPPGCGKTLLAKAVATEAQVPFLAMAGPEFVEVIGGLGAARVRSLFREARARAPCIVYIDEIDAVGKKRSTSMASFSNTEEEQTLNQLLVEMDGMGTTDHVIVLASTNRADVLDTALMRPGRLDRHVFIDLPTLQERREIFEQHLKSLKLTQASSFYSQRLAELTPGFSGADIANICNEAALHAAREGHTSVHTFSFEYAVERVVAGTAKKSKILSKEEQKVVAFHESGHALVGWLLEHTEAVMKVSIAPRTNAALGFAQMLPRDQHLFTTEQLFERMCMALGGRAAEAISFSRVTSGAQDDLQKVTRIAYSMVKQFGMAPGIGPISFPETQEGLMGIGRRPFSQGLQQMMDHEAKLLVTKAYRHTEKVLLDNLDKLQALANALLEKEVINYEDIEALIGPPPHGPKKMIPPQRWIDAQREQQASGEEEAAQQPPPRGEEPSWPR, encoded by the exons atgaagcagaaaaataaagacaatgatAAATCCAAAAGGAAGGCCTCTGAAGATGATGAAG aggagaggagaaggaagcagcGGGAGGACCAGATGTACCGTGAGCGGCTGCGCACCCTGCTTGTCATTGCCATCGTCATGAGCCTGCTGAACTCTCTGAGCTCCAGCGGGGGCAGTGTTTCCTGGAACGACTTTGTGAAGGAGATGCTGGCCAAAGGCGAGGTGCAGCGCGTGCAGGTGGTGCCCGAGAGCGACGTGGTGGAGGTCTACCTGCACCCTGGAGCCGTGGTGTTCGGGCGGCCT aggctggccttgatgtACCGAATGCAGGTTGCCAATATTGACAAGTTTGAAGAGAAGCTGCGAGCGGCTGAAGATGAGCTGAACATCGAGAGCAAGGACAGAATCCCGGTTTCCTATAAGCGCACAGGATTCTTTGGAAA tGCCCTGTATGCCCTGGGGATGACAGCGGTGGGCTTGGCCATCCTGTGGTATGTTTTCCGCCTGGCTGGGATGACAGGAAGGGAAGGCGGATTCAGTGCTTTC AACCAACTCAAAATGGCCCGTTTCACAATTGTGGACGGGAAGTCAGGGAAGGGCGTGAGCTTCCAAGACGTGGCAGGAATGCACGAGGCCAAGCTGGAAGTTCGAGAGTTCGTGGACTACCTGAAG AGCCCGGAGCGCTTCCTTCAGCTTGGTGCCAAGGTTCCGAAAGGCGCCCTGTTGCTTGGGCCCCCTGGCTGTGGGAAGACACTGCTGGCCAAGGCAGTGGCCACCGAAGCCCAGGTGCCCTTCTTGGCCATGGCTGGCCCAGAGTTCGTGGAGGTCATTGGAG GCTTAGGTGCTGCCCGTGTGCGCAGCCTCTTCAGGGAAGCCCGTGCCCGAGCCCCCTGCATAGTGTACATCGATGAGATTGACGCCGTGGGCAAGAAGCGCTCCACCTCTATGGCCAGCTTCTCCAACACAGAGGAGGAACAGACCCTCAACCAGCTCCTGGTTGAGATGGACG GGATGGGCACCACAGATCACGTCATTGTGCTGGCATCCACCAATCGAGCTGACGTTTTGGACACGGCTCTGATGAGGCCCGGCCGACTGGACCGACACGTCTTCATTGATCTCCCCACGCTGCAG GAGAGGCGGGAGATCTTCGAGCAGCACCTGAAGAGTCTGAAGCTCACCCAGGCCAGCAGCTTCTACTCCCAGCGGCTGGCGGAGCTGACGCCAGGGTTCAGTG GTGCTGACATCGCCAACATCTGTAACGAGGCTGCGCTGCATGCCGCGCGTGAGGGGCACACGTCCGTCCACACCTTCAGCTTCGAGTATGCGGTGGAGCGCGTGGTGGCTG GGACTGCTAAAAAGAGCAAGATCCTCTCCAAAGAGGAGCAGAAGGTGGTCGCCTTTCACGAGTCAGGCCACGCCCTGGTTGGCTGGCTGCTGGAGCACACGGAGGCTGTGATGAAG GTCTCCATAGCACCCCGGACCAATGCTGCCCTGGGCTTTGCTCAGATGCTCCCGAGAGATCAGCACCTCTTCACCACAGAGCAGCTGTTTGAGCGGATGTGCATGGCCCTGGGTGGTCGAGCAGCTGAGGCCATCTCCTTCAGCAGGGTCACTTCTG GGGCCCAGGACGACCTGCAGAAGGTCACCCGCATCGCCTACTCCATGGTGAAGCAGTTCGGGATGGCACCTGGCATTGGGCCTATCTCCTTCCCCGAGACACAGGAAGGCCTCATGGGCATTGGACGGCGCCCCTTCAGCCAGGGCCTCCAGCAGATGATGGACCAT GAAGCAAAACTGCTGGTGACCAAGGCCTACAGACACACCGAGAAGGTGCTTCTGGACAACCTGGACAAGCTGCAGGCG CTGGCAAATGCCCTTCTGGAAAAGGAAGTGATAAACTACGAGGACATCGAGGCCCTCATTGGCCCACCGCCCCACGGGCCTAAGAAGATGATCCCGCCACAGAGGTGGATCGATGCCCAGAGGGAGCAGCAAGCCTCAGGGGAGGAGGAAGCGGCCCAGCAGCCCCCGCCCCGGGGGGAAGAGCCCTCTTGGCCCAGATAG
- the Spg7 gene encoding paraplegin isoform X1: protein MAAALLLLRALRRGPGAAPERLWSLGLPAGAGSRRPYVARRPPVGVAEAGGRALQSLQFRTLAPAVEGIRELLLKQRLPENPVRLWLRLGGTYYFSTSRMKQKNKDNDKSKRKASEDDEEERRRKQREDQMYRERLRTLLVIAIVMSLLNSLSSSGGSVSWNDFVKEMLAKGEVQRVQVVPESDVVEVYLHPGAVVFGRPRLALMYRMQVANIDKFEEKLRAAEDELNIESKDRIPVSYKRTGFFGNALYALGMTAVGLAILWYVFRLAGMTGREGGFSAFNQLKMARFTIVDGKSGKGVSFQDVAGMHEAKLEVREFVDYLKSPERFLQLGAKVPKGALLLGPPGCGKTLLAKAVATEAQVPFLAMAGPEFVEVIGGLGAARVRSLFREARARAPCIVYIDEIDAVGKKRSTSMASFSNTEEEQTLNQLLVEMDGMGTTDHVIVLASTNRADVLDTALMRPGRLDRHVFIDLPTLQERREIFEQHLKSLKLTQASSFYSQRLAELTPGFSGADIANICNEAALHAAREGHTSVHTFSFEYAVERVVAGTAKKSKILSKEEQKVVAFHESGHALVGWLLEHTEAVMKVSIAPRTNAALGFAQMLPRDQHLFTTEQLFERMCMALGGRAAEAISFSRVTSGAQDDLQKVTRIAYSMVKQFGMAPGIGPISFPETQEGLMGIGRRPFSQGLQQMMDHEAKLLVTKAYRHTEKVLLDNLDKLQALANALLEKEVINYEDIEALIGPPPHGPKKMIPPQRWIDAQREQQASGEEEAAQQPPPRGEEPSWPR, encoded by the exons ATGGCGGCCGCTTTGCTGCTCCTGCGCGCCCTCCGCCGAGGCCCCGGGGCGGCCCCCGAGCGGCTATGGAGCCTCGGCCTCCCCGCCGGGGCCGGGAGCAGGCGGCCGTACGTGGCCCGCAGGCCCCCGGTGGGTGTCGCCGAGGCTGGCGGCCGGGCCCTGCAG AGTTTGCAATTTCGAACGCTGGCCCCGGCCGTGGAAGGGATCAGGGAGTTGTTACTGAAGCAGCGTCTGCCTGAGAATCCGGTCAGACTCTGGCTGCGTCTAG GTGGTACTTACTATTTCAGTACCTCAAGGatgaagcagaaaaataaagacaatgatAAATCCAAAAGGAAGGCCTCTGAAGATGATGAAG aggagaggagaaggaagcagcGGGAGGACCAGATGTACCGTGAGCGGCTGCGCACCCTGCTTGTCATTGCCATCGTCATGAGCCTGCTGAACTCTCTGAGCTCCAGCGGGGGCAGTGTTTCCTGGAACGACTTTGTGAAGGAGATGCTGGCCAAAGGCGAGGTGCAGCGCGTGCAGGTGGTGCCCGAGAGCGACGTGGTGGAGGTCTACCTGCACCCTGGAGCCGTGGTGTTCGGGCGGCCT aggctggccttgatgtACCGAATGCAGGTTGCCAATATTGACAAGTTTGAAGAGAAGCTGCGAGCGGCTGAAGATGAGCTGAACATCGAGAGCAAGGACAGAATCCCGGTTTCCTATAAGCGCACAGGATTCTTTGGAAA tGCCCTGTATGCCCTGGGGATGACAGCGGTGGGCTTGGCCATCCTGTGGTATGTTTTCCGCCTGGCTGGGATGACAGGAAGGGAAGGCGGATTCAGTGCTTTC AACCAACTCAAAATGGCCCGTTTCACAATTGTGGACGGGAAGTCAGGGAAGGGCGTGAGCTTCCAAGACGTGGCAGGAATGCACGAGGCCAAGCTGGAAGTTCGAGAGTTCGTGGACTACCTGAAG AGCCCGGAGCGCTTCCTTCAGCTTGGTGCCAAGGTTCCGAAAGGCGCCCTGTTGCTTGGGCCCCCTGGCTGTGGGAAGACACTGCTGGCCAAGGCAGTGGCCACCGAAGCCCAGGTGCCCTTCTTGGCCATGGCTGGCCCAGAGTTCGTGGAGGTCATTGGAG GCTTAGGTGCTGCCCGTGTGCGCAGCCTCTTCAGGGAAGCCCGTGCCCGAGCCCCCTGCATAGTGTACATCGATGAGATTGACGCCGTGGGCAAGAAGCGCTCCACCTCTATGGCCAGCTTCTCCAACACAGAGGAGGAACAGACCCTCAACCAGCTCCTGGTTGAGATGGACG GGATGGGCACCACAGATCACGTCATTGTGCTGGCATCCACCAATCGAGCTGACGTTTTGGACACGGCTCTGATGAGGCCCGGCCGACTGGACCGACACGTCTTCATTGATCTCCCCACGCTGCAG GAGAGGCGGGAGATCTTCGAGCAGCACCTGAAGAGTCTGAAGCTCACCCAGGCCAGCAGCTTCTACTCCCAGCGGCTGGCGGAGCTGACGCCAGGGTTCAGTG GTGCTGACATCGCCAACATCTGTAACGAGGCTGCGCTGCATGCCGCGCGTGAGGGGCACACGTCCGTCCACACCTTCAGCTTCGAGTATGCGGTGGAGCGCGTGGTGGCTG GGACTGCTAAAAAGAGCAAGATCCTCTCCAAAGAGGAGCAGAAGGTGGTCGCCTTTCACGAGTCAGGCCACGCCCTGGTTGGCTGGCTGCTGGAGCACACGGAGGCTGTGATGAAG GTCTCCATAGCACCCCGGACCAATGCTGCCCTGGGCTTTGCTCAGATGCTCCCGAGAGATCAGCACCTCTTCACCACAGAGCAGCTGTTTGAGCGGATGTGCATGGCCCTGGGTGGTCGAGCAGCTGAGGCCATCTCCTTCAGCAGGGTCACTTCTG GGGCCCAGGACGACCTGCAGAAGGTCACCCGCATCGCCTACTCCATGGTGAAGCAGTTCGGGATGGCACCTGGCATTGGGCCTATCTCCTTCCCCGAGACACAGGAAGGCCTCATGGGCATTGGACGGCGCCCCTTCAGCCAGGGCCTCCAGCAGATGATGGACCAT GAAGCAAAACTGCTGGTGACCAAGGCCTACAGACACACCGAGAAGGTGCTTCTGGACAACCTGGACAAGCTGCAGGCG CTGGCAAATGCCCTTCTGGAAAAGGAAGTGATAAACTACGAGGACATCGAGGCCCTCATTGGCCCACCGCCCCACGGGCCTAAGAAGATGATCCCGCCACAGAGGTGGATCGATGCCCAGAGGGAGCAGCAAGCCTCAGGGGAGGAGGAAGCGGCCCAGCAGCCCCCGCCCCGGGGGGAAGAGCCCTCTTGGCCCAGATAG
- the Spg7 gene encoding paraplegin isoform X3: MYRERLRTLLVIAIVMSLLNSLSSSGGSVSWNDFVKEMLAKGEVQRVQVVPESDVVEVYLHPGAVVFGRPRLALMYRMQVANIDKFEEKLRAAEDELNIESKDRIPVSYKRTGFFGNALYALGMTAVGLAILWYVFRLAGMTGREGGFSAFNQLKMARFTIVDGKSGKGVSFQDVAGMHEAKLEVREFVDYLKSPERFLQLGAKVPKGALLLGPPGCGKTLLAKAVATEAQVPFLAMAGPEFVEVIGGLGAARVRSLFREARARAPCIVYIDEIDAVGKKRSTSMASFSNTEEEQTLNQLLVEMDGMGTTDHVIVLASTNRADVLDTALMRPGRLDRHVFIDLPTLQERREIFEQHLKSLKLTQASSFYSQRLAELTPGFSGADIANICNEAALHAAREGHTSVHTFSFEYAVERVVAGTAKKSKILSKEEQKVVAFHESGHALVGWLLEHTEAVMKVSIAPRTNAALGFAQMLPRDQHLFTTEQLFERMCMALGGRAAEAISFSRVTSGAQDDLQKVTRIAYSMVKQFGMAPGIGPISFPETQEGLMGIGRRPFSQGLQQMMDHEAKLLVTKAYRHTEKVLLDNLDKLQALANALLEKEVINYEDIEALIGPPPHGPKKMIPPQRWIDAQREQQASGEEEAAQQPPPRGEEPSWPR; this comes from the exons ATGTACCGTGAGCGGCTGCGCACCCTGCTTGTCATTGCCATCGTCATGAGCCTGCTGAACTCTCTGAGCTCCAGCGGGGGCAGTGTTTCCTGGAACGACTTTGTGAAGGAGATGCTGGCCAAAGGCGAGGTGCAGCGCGTGCAGGTGGTGCCCGAGAGCGACGTGGTGGAGGTCTACCTGCACCCTGGAGCCGTGGTGTTCGGGCGGCCT aggctggccttgatgtACCGAATGCAGGTTGCCAATATTGACAAGTTTGAAGAGAAGCTGCGAGCGGCTGAAGATGAGCTGAACATCGAGAGCAAGGACAGAATCCCGGTTTCCTATAAGCGCACAGGATTCTTTGGAAA tGCCCTGTATGCCCTGGGGATGACAGCGGTGGGCTTGGCCATCCTGTGGTATGTTTTCCGCCTGGCTGGGATGACAGGAAGGGAAGGCGGATTCAGTGCTTTC AACCAACTCAAAATGGCCCGTTTCACAATTGTGGACGGGAAGTCAGGGAAGGGCGTGAGCTTCCAAGACGTGGCAGGAATGCACGAGGCCAAGCTGGAAGTTCGAGAGTTCGTGGACTACCTGAAG AGCCCGGAGCGCTTCCTTCAGCTTGGTGCCAAGGTTCCGAAAGGCGCCCTGTTGCTTGGGCCCCCTGGCTGTGGGAAGACACTGCTGGCCAAGGCAGTGGCCACCGAAGCCCAGGTGCCCTTCTTGGCCATGGCTGGCCCAGAGTTCGTGGAGGTCATTGGAG GCTTAGGTGCTGCCCGTGTGCGCAGCCTCTTCAGGGAAGCCCGTGCCCGAGCCCCCTGCATAGTGTACATCGATGAGATTGACGCCGTGGGCAAGAAGCGCTCCACCTCTATGGCCAGCTTCTCCAACACAGAGGAGGAACAGACCCTCAACCAGCTCCTGGTTGAGATGGACG GGATGGGCACCACAGATCACGTCATTGTGCTGGCATCCACCAATCGAGCTGACGTTTTGGACACGGCTCTGATGAGGCCCGGCCGACTGGACCGACACGTCTTCATTGATCTCCCCACGCTGCAG GAGAGGCGGGAGATCTTCGAGCAGCACCTGAAGAGTCTGAAGCTCACCCAGGCCAGCAGCTTCTACTCCCAGCGGCTGGCGGAGCTGACGCCAGGGTTCAGTG GTGCTGACATCGCCAACATCTGTAACGAGGCTGCGCTGCATGCCGCGCGTGAGGGGCACACGTCCGTCCACACCTTCAGCTTCGAGTATGCGGTGGAGCGCGTGGTGGCTG GGACTGCTAAAAAGAGCAAGATCCTCTCCAAAGAGGAGCAGAAGGTGGTCGCCTTTCACGAGTCAGGCCACGCCCTGGTTGGCTGGCTGCTGGAGCACACGGAGGCTGTGATGAAG GTCTCCATAGCACCCCGGACCAATGCTGCCCTGGGCTTTGCTCAGATGCTCCCGAGAGATCAGCACCTCTTCACCACAGAGCAGCTGTTTGAGCGGATGTGCATGGCCCTGGGTGGTCGAGCAGCTGAGGCCATCTCCTTCAGCAGGGTCACTTCTG GGGCCCAGGACGACCTGCAGAAGGTCACCCGCATCGCCTACTCCATGGTGAAGCAGTTCGGGATGGCACCTGGCATTGGGCCTATCTCCTTCCCCGAGACACAGGAAGGCCTCATGGGCATTGGACGGCGCCCCTTCAGCCAGGGCCTCCAGCAGATGATGGACCAT GAAGCAAAACTGCTGGTGACCAAGGCCTACAGACACACCGAGAAGGTGCTTCTGGACAACCTGGACAAGCTGCAGGCG CTGGCAAATGCCCTTCTGGAAAAGGAAGTGATAAACTACGAGGACATCGAGGCCCTCATTGGCCCACCGCCCCACGGGCCTAAGAAGATGATCCCGCCACAGAGGTGGATCGATGCCCAGAGGGAGCAGCAAGCCTCAGGGGAGGAGGAAGCGGCCCAGCAGCCCCCGCCCCGGGGGGAAGAGCCCTCTTGGCCCAGATAG
- the Spg7 gene encoding paraplegin isoform X4, whose amino-acid sequence MAAALLLLRALRRGPGAAPERLWSLGLPAGAGSRRPYVARRPPVGVAEAGGRALQSLQFRTLAPAVEGIRELLLKQRLPENPVRLWLRLGGTYYFSTSRMKQKNKDNDKSKRKASEDDEEERRRKQREDQMYRERLRTLLVIAIVMSLLNSLSSSGGSVSWNDFVKEMLAKGEVQRVQVVPESDVVEVYLHPGAVVFGRPRLALMYRMQVANIDKFEEKLRAAEDELNIESKDRIPVSYKRTGFFGNALYALGMTAVGLAILWYVFRLAGMTGREGGFSAFNQLKMARFTIVDGKSGKGVSFQDVAGMHEAKLEVREFVDYLKSPERFLQLGAKVPKGALLLGPPGCGKTLLAKAVATEAQVPFLAMAGPEFVEVIGGLGAARVRSLFREARARAPCIVYIDEIDAVGKKRSTSMASFSNTEEEQTLNQLLVEMDGMGTTDHVIVLASTNRADVLDTALMRPGRLDRHVFIDLPTLQERREIFEQHLKSLKLTQASSFYSQRLAELTPGFSGADIANICNEAALHAAREGHTSVHTFSFEYAVERVVAGTAKKSKILSKEEQKVVAFHESGHALVGWLLEHTEAVMKVSIAPRTNAALGFAQMLPRDQHLFTTEQLFERMCMALGGRAAEAISFSRVTSGSKTAGDQGLQTHREGASGQPGQAAGAGKCPSGKGSDKLRGHRGPHWPTAPRA is encoded by the exons ATGGCGGCCGCTTTGCTGCTCCTGCGCGCCCTCCGCCGAGGCCCCGGGGCGGCCCCCGAGCGGCTATGGAGCCTCGGCCTCCCCGCCGGGGCCGGGAGCAGGCGGCCGTACGTGGCCCGCAGGCCCCCGGTGGGTGTCGCCGAGGCTGGCGGCCGGGCCCTGCAG AGTTTGCAATTTCGAACGCTGGCCCCGGCCGTGGAAGGGATCAGGGAGTTGTTACTGAAGCAGCGTCTGCCTGAGAATCCGGTCAGACTCTGGCTGCGTCTAG GTGGTACTTACTATTTCAGTACCTCAAGGatgaagcagaaaaataaagacaatgatAAATCCAAAAGGAAGGCCTCTGAAGATGATGAAG aggagaggagaaggaagcagcGGGAGGACCAGATGTACCGTGAGCGGCTGCGCACCCTGCTTGTCATTGCCATCGTCATGAGCCTGCTGAACTCTCTGAGCTCCAGCGGGGGCAGTGTTTCCTGGAACGACTTTGTGAAGGAGATGCTGGCCAAAGGCGAGGTGCAGCGCGTGCAGGTGGTGCCCGAGAGCGACGTGGTGGAGGTCTACCTGCACCCTGGAGCCGTGGTGTTCGGGCGGCCT aggctggccttgatgtACCGAATGCAGGTTGCCAATATTGACAAGTTTGAAGAGAAGCTGCGAGCGGCTGAAGATGAGCTGAACATCGAGAGCAAGGACAGAATCCCGGTTTCCTATAAGCGCACAGGATTCTTTGGAAA tGCCCTGTATGCCCTGGGGATGACAGCGGTGGGCTTGGCCATCCTGTGGTATGTTTTCCGCCTGGCTGGGATGACAGGAAGGGAAGGCGGATTCAGTGCTTTC AACCAACTCAAAATGGCCCGTTTCACAATTGTGGACGGGAAGTCAGGGAAGGGCGTGAGCTTCCAAGACGTGGCAGGAATGCACGAGGCCAAGCTGGAAGTTCGAGAGTTCGTGGACTACCTGAAG AGCCCGGAGCGCTTCCTTCAGCTTGGTGCCAAGGTTCCGAAAGGCGCCCTGTTGCTTGGGCCCCCTGGCTGTGGGAAGACACTGCTGGCCAAGGCAGTGGCCACCGAAGCCCAGGTGCCCTTCTTGGCCATGGCTGGCCCAGAGTTCGTGGAGGTCATTGGAG GCTTAGGTGCTGCCCGTGTGCGCAGCCTCTTCAGGGAAGCCCGTGCCCGAGCCCCCTGCATAGTGTACATCGATGAGATTGACGCCGTGGGCAAGAAGCGCTCCACCTCTATGGCCAGCTTCTCCAACACAGAGGAGGAACAGACCCTCAACCAGCTCCTGGTTGAGATGGACG GGATGGGCACCACAGATCACGTCATTGTGCTGGCATCCACCAATCGAGCTGACGTTTTGGACACGGCTCTGATGAGGCCCGGCCGACTGGACCGACACGTCTTCATTGATCTCCCCACGCTGCAG GAGAGGCGGGAGATCTTCGAGCAGCACCTGAAGAGTCTGAAGCTCACCCAGGCCAGCAGCTTCTACTCCCAGCGGCTGGCGGAGCTGACGCCAGGGTTCAGTG GTGCTGACATCGCCAACATCTGTAACGAGGCTGCGCTGCATGCCGCGCGTGAGGGGCACACGTCCGTCCACACCTTCAGCTTCGAGTATGCGGTGGAGCGCGTGGTGGCTG GGACTGCTAAAAAGAGCAAGATCCTCTCCAAAGAGGAGCAGAAGGTGGTCGCCTTTCACGAGTCAGGCCACGCCCTGGTTGGCTGGCTGCTGGAGCACACGGAGGCTGTGATGAAG GTCTCCATAGCACCCCGGACCAATGCTGCCCTGGGCTTTGCTCAGATGCTCCCGAGAGATCAGCACCTCTTCACCACAGAGCAGCTGTTTGAGCGGATGTGCATGGCCCTGGGTGGTCGAGCAGCTGAGGCCATCTCCTTCAGCAGGGTCACTTCTG GAAGCAAAACTGCTGGTGACCAAGGCCTACAGACACACCGAGAAGGTGCTTCTGGACAACCTGGACAAGCTGCAGGCG CTGGCAAATGCCCTTCTGGAAAAGGAAGTGATAAACTACGAGGACATCGAGGCCCTCATTGGCCCACCGCCCCACGGGCCTAA